The Gadus macrocephalus chromosome 21, ASM3116895v1 genome has a segment encoding these proteins:
- the susd6 gene encoding sushi domain-containing protein 6 produces MCDGMVAFLTRVPSSSSSSSSSSSSSLDHRLAASALLLLLLTLLPSSHASGCPRPDGMAHGDLVNQTEANRGSFPPGTLLTYGCEVGYAPDGPPTIACTGTGAWSHPPPRCLRSNVCSPPTEPENGGYRCHPTPCHRLAQKTVIEYFCDEGYALKGDYKFLTCQNGEWDAPMQISCRLSQDREPTSPLGMPALSIVASTASSVILILLLVVLFVLLQPKLKSFHHSRREQGVSGQSCSIMVEGVQVALPSYEEAVYGSDGARSSPPPSPPPPPNPPAQLPSESRVPIVFSEGPLPQQHQGPSEAGPSRTRHQHHQNHHHQHQLHHRDLDLCLPSTSSSSSSSASSSSRRHAETVLVHQAPHPSCSSSSASSSWARGPLRGACAAPLPLRRDSDSSDQHSLLSMASGDDYSDDIPLLKEA; encoded by the exons ATGTGCGATGGAATGGTAGCGTTTCTGACGAGagtcccgtcctcctcctcctcctcctcctcctcctcctcctcctcgctagACCACAGGCTGGCTGCCTCCGcgttgctcctcctcctcctcacactgcTGCCGTCCAGTCACGCATCAG GATGTCCCCGTCCGGACGGCATGGCCCACGGGGACCTGGTGAACCAGACGGAGGCCAACCGGGGCTCCTTCCCGCCCGGCACCCTACTGACCTACGGCTGCGAGGTGGGCTACGCCCCGGACGGCCCCCCCACCATCGCCTGCACCGGCACCGGGGCCTGGTCCCACCCGCCCCCCCGCTGCCTCCGCAGTAACG TGTGTTCGCCCCCCACGGAGCCGGAGAACGGGGGCTACCGGTGTCACCCCACACCCTGCCATCGCCTGGCCCAGAAGACCGTCATCGAGTACTTCTGTGACGAGGGGTACGCCCTCAAGGGGGACTACAAGTTCCTCACCTGCCAGAACGGGGAGTGGGACGCGCCCATGCAGATCAGCTGCCGCCTCAGCCAAG ACAGGGAGCCCACCTCTCCGCTGGGCATGCCCGCCCTCTCCATCGTGGCCTCCACCGCCAGCTCTGTGATCCTcatcctgctgctggtggtgctgtTTGTCCTGCTGCAGCCCAAACTCAAGTCCTTCCACCACAgcag gagggAGCAGGGCGTGTCTGGCCAGTCGTGCTCCATCATGGTGGAGGGCGTGCAGGTGGCGTTGCCCTCCTACGAAGAGGCGGTGTACGGCAGCGACGGCGCTCGCAGCAGCCctccgccctctcctcctcctcctcctaatcccCCAGCCCAGCTTCCGTCCGAGTCCCGGGTCCCCATCGTGTTCTCCGAGGGCCCGTTGCCACAGCAACACCAGGGGCCTTCGGAGGCGGGACCCTCTAGAACccgccaccaacaccaccagaaccatcaccaccaacaccagctccaccacagagACTTGGACCTCTgccttccctccacctcctcctcctcctcctcctccgcctcctcctcgtcaCGCCGCCACGCGGAGACGGTGCTGGTTCACCAGGCGCCccacccctcctgctcctcctcctctgcctcgtcCTCCTGGGCTAGAGGGCCCTTGAGGGGGGCGTGCGCGGCGCCACTGCCCCTCCGCAGAGACTCCGACAGCAGCGACCAGCACAGCCTGCTGTCCATGGCCTCGGGTGACGACTACTCTGATG ATATTCCTCTGCTGAAGGAAGCATGA